One segment of Synchiropus splendidus isolate RoL2022-P1 chromosome 4, RoL_Sspl_1.0, whole genome shotgun sequence DNA contains the following:
- the dennd5b gene encoding DENN domain-containing protein 5B isoform X1 produces MSGSSAASSAASCRFAHYFVICGIDTESGLEPDELAALYQWLEADRQGRDPDAAASGENLEQSPLKRTFKSKVLARYPENIEWNPFDQDAVNMLCMPKGLSFRTQMDQREPQFHSFIITKEDGSRTYGFVHTFYEEVTSPQICSAMQTLHQMHITEHPSANPTSSSSSSSSSMDSLSSSLDEVDSANSSPRTSVGYNSSRDTLYVSKALCLITPMPFMHSCRRFLSQLHRAVTATTAPPLPLESYVHNILYEVPLPAPGRSLKFHGVYEPIVCQRPGSGELPLADFPLAETFTLLGVENLIQVFTCTLLEMQILLYSQDYQRLMTVAEGITTLLFPFQWQHVYVPILPASLLHFLDAPVPYLMGLQSKEGTDRTTLELPQEANLCFVDVDNHYIELPEDFPHFPNKNELVQELREVLLSFGIFANNGAPPRTRSNPNSTPNSTPSTPGRERKLSTIRQLEDDGRNGNLVGEDLAVLQLLQGNATLERLQALTKRTGVTVSRVDALRAGIKSQETEGQAGRTLADDEELKNAKLNVQLREVFASRFTAMFADYEAFVIQSAPDLESWLTNREQMHNFDKASFLSDQPEPYLPFLSHFIETQMFATFIDNKIMSQWEDKEPLLRVFDARIEKTRLYNVRAPNLRSSVYQRCSNLKEAAQTVEQRLMKIDHTAILPHLLDMKIGQGKYQQGFFPKLQADVLNTGPTNKWSHRTAAAQQRRDRHRQQHEHLNLGNDLKEHGEGCLALQNSMAFWEWDNGSPPPVKPPKKSASASCLKYMQEARSLGKNLRQPKLSDLSPSVIAQTNWKFVEGLLKECRMKTKRMLVEKMGREAVELGHGEANITGLEENTLIASLCDLLERIWSHGLQVKRGKSALWSHLLLYQDREEKLEQQRAESPVSPVPERRKSDGTIASSSFSLPLIQDMRHILSMSEIKTEVGRARAWIRLSLEKKLLSQHLKQLLSRQALTKRLYKRYAFLRCEEEKEQFLFHLLSLNAVDYFCFTSVFTTINIPYRVVIIPIKKLSNAMTTSNPWVCVSGELGDSGIMQIPKNVLEMTFESAFRPHMHISAMFKCQNLGKLTTVQLGHDNAGLLAKWLVDCVMVRNEITGHTYRFPCGRWLGKGVDDGSLERVLIGELVVPTGEEDSAKGCRTPPPQPSPSPVRRISVTSHSGRGNKPTSGQIQEFIGESVNSIIKHFHKPEKERGSLTVLLCGENSLVSALELFFHHGFRSARLFQKTTFVWDFFEKAVAYMESADQMGDLQESAVPAGTTCRSLCHYVNAINSTPRNIGKDGKFQLLVCLGARDRLLPQWLPLLVECPVIQRMYEDTALLRDRTTVNALIGVLETLHDFPITLESSLVKGIDL; encoded by the exons CTTTGTACCAATGGCTTGAAGCCGACCGGCAGGGCAGAGACCCAGATGCTGCCGCCTCAG GTGAAAACCTGGAACAGAGTCCCCTCAAGAGGACGTTCAAGTCCAAAGTTCTTGCTCGTTACCCAGAGAACATCGAGTGGAATCCCTTCGACCAGGATGCAGTCAACATG CTCTGCATGCCCAAAGGTCTGTCATTCCGGACCCAGATGGACCAGCGGGAGCCCCAGTTCCactccttcatcatcaccaaggAGGACGGCTCCCGCACCTATGGCTTCGTCCACACCTTCTACGAGGAGGTGACCAGCCCTCAGATCTGCTCCGCCATGCAGACGCTCCACCAGATGCACATTACCGAACACCCTTCAGCcaaccccacctcctcctcctcgtcatcgTCCTCCAGCATGGACTCTCTGTCGAGCAGCCTCGACGAGGTGGACTCGGCCAACTCCTCACCTCGGACGTCGGTTGGCTACAACTCTTCCCGGGACACTCTCTACGTCTCCAAAGCTTTGTGTTTGATCACGCCAATGCCCTTCATGCACAGCTGCCGTCGCTTCCTGTCGCAACTACACCGAGCTGTCACGGCCACCACGGCTCCGCCTCTTCCTCTGGAGAGTTACGTCCACAACATTCTGTATGAAGTTCCTCTGCCCGCTCCGGGCCGCTCTCTGAAGTTCCACGGTGTTTATGAACCAATTGTATGTCAGAGACCTGGATCTGGGGAGCTGCCTCTGGCCGACTTCCCTCTCGCTGAGACTTTTACTTTACTGGGAGTGGAGAACTTGATCCAAGTGTTCACGTGCACTCTGCTGGAGATGCAGATTCTGCTCTACTCACAAG ACTACCAGCGGCTGATGACAGTAGCGGAGGGCATCACCACGCTGCTCTTCCCCTTCCAGTGGCAGCACGTCTACGTTCCCATCCTGCCGGCCTCACTCCTCCATTTCCTGGACGCTCCTGTGCCATATCTGATGGGACTCCAGTCCAAGGAGGGCACCGACCGAACCACGCTGGAGCTTCCACAGGAG GCAAACCTCTGCTTTGTTGATGTGGACAACCACTACATTGAACTTCCTGAAGACTTTCCACACTTCCCCAACAAGAACGAGCTGGTCCAAGAGCTCCGTGAGGTTCTGCTTAGCTTTGGGATTTTTGCCAACAACGGTGCGCCCCCACGGACCCGCAGCAACCCCAATAGCACCCCCAATAGCACCCCCTCCACACCAGGAAGGGAGCGCAAGCTCTCCACCATCCGCCAGCTGGAGGATGATGGTCGCAATGGGAATTTGGTTGGCGAAGATCTggctgtgctgcagctgctgcagggaaACGCCACGCTGGAGAGGTTGCAGGCTCTTACCAAAAGAACCGGGGTGACCGTTTCTCGGGTAGATGCTTTGAGGGCTGGAATCAAAAGCCAGGAGACTGAGGGACAAGCGGGCCGGACATTAGCAGACGATGAAGAGCTGAAGAATGCCAAGCTGAACGTCCAACTGAGAGAAGTGTTCGCCAGCCGCTTCACTGCCATGTTCGCTGACTATGAGGCGTTTGTTATCCAGAGCGCCCCGGACCTGGAGTCCTGGCTCACCAACAGAGAGCAGATGCACAATTTCGACAAG GCTTCCTTCCTATCGGACCAGCCAGAACCATACCTGCCCTTCCTTTCGCACTTCATAGAGACGCAGATGTTCGCCACCTTCATCGACAACAAGATCATGTCTCAGTGGGAGGACAAGGAGCCTCTGCTGCGAGTCTTTGATGCCCGAATTGAGAAGACCAGACTTTACAATGTCCGAGCTCCGAACCTGAGGTCCTCAGTCTACCAGAGATGCTCCAACCTGAAGGAAGCTG CTCAAACCGTTGAACAGCGCCTGATGAAGATCGACCACACGGCCATCCTCCCTCACCTGCTGGACATGAAGATCGGCCAGGGCAAGTACCAGCAGGGATTCTTCCCAAAACTACAGGCTGACGTGCTCAACACTGGACCCACCAACAA GTGGTCCCATCGCACTGCAGCAGCCCAGCAGAGACGGGATCGACACCGACAGCAGCATGAACATCTAAACCTTGGCAACGATCTGAAAGAG caTGGGGAGGGCTGTCTGGCTCTACAGAACTCCATGGCATTTTGGGAGTGGGACAATGGTTCCCCCCCACCTGTCAAACCTCCTAAAAAATCAGCCTCTGCGTCCTGCCTG AAGTACATGCAGGAAGCCAGAAGTCTGGGTAAGAACCTGCGGCAGCCCAAACTGTCTGACCTGTCCCCCTCGGTCATCGCCCAGACCAACTGGAAGTTTGTGGAGGGGCTGCTGAAGGAGTGCCGCATGAAA ACGAAGCGGATGCTGGTGGAGAAAATGGGTCGGGAAGCGGTGGAGTTGGGTCATGGAGAGGCGAACATCACTGGGCTTGAGGAGAACACATTGATCGCCAGTTTGTGTGACCTGCTGGAGAGAATCTGGAGCCATGGACTGCAGGTCAAACGG GGCAAATCAGCGCTGTggtctcacctgctgctctaccAGGACcgagaggagaagctggagcagcagcGTGCCGAGTCCCCAG TGTCACCTGTCCCGGAGAGAAGGAAGTCTGATGGCACCATTGCCTCGTCGTCTTTCAGTCTCCCACTCATCCAGGACATGAG GCACATTCTGAGCATGTCGGAGATAAAAACTGAAGTGGGACGAGCGAGAGCTTGGATCCGGTTGTCTCTTGAGAAGAAGCTACTGTCTCAACATCTCAAACAGCTTCTGTCCAGACAAGCTCTGACCAA GAGACTGTACAAGAGATATGCCTTCCTTCGCtgtgaagaggagaaggagcagtTTCTCTTCCACCTCCTCTCACTCAACGCTGTTGACTACTTCTGCTTCACCAGTGTCTTCACCACTATCA ATATTCCATACCGCGTCGTCATCATTCCCATCAAGAAGCTGAGTAACGCCATGACCACCTCCAACCCCTGGGTGTGTGTCTCCGGTGAGCTGGGCGACTCCGGCATCATGCAGATCCCCAAAAATGTCCTGGAGATGACCTTTGAG tcTGCTTTCAGGCCTCACATGCACATCTCCGCCATGTTCAAG TGTCAGAATCTGGGGAAACTGACGACAGTGCAGTTGGGCCACGACAACGCCGGGCTGCTGGCCAAGTGGCTGGTTGACTGTGTGATGGTTCGAAATGAGATCACTGGACACACATACCG GTTCCCGTGTGGCCGCTGGCTGGGGAAGGGTGTGGACGACGGCAGTCTGGAGAGGGTCCTGATCGGTGAGCTGGTGGTGCCCACCGGAGAAGAAGATTCTGCCAAAGGCTGCCGCACACCCCCACCACAACCCTCTCCGTCCCCTGTCAGGCGCATCAGTGTGACATCGCACTCTGGACGAGGAAATA AACCAACGTCAGGTCAGATCCAGGAGTTCATCGGAGAGTCTGTGAACAGCATCATCAAACATTTCCACAAGCCAGAGAAAGAG AGAGGAAGTCtgactgtgctgctgtgtgGAGAGAACAGTCTGGTCTCAGCGCTGGAGCTCTTCTTCCATCACGGCTTCAGGTCCGCCAGACTCTTCCAGAAGACCACCTTTGTGTGGGACTTCTTCG AGAAGGCTGTGGCCTACATGGAGTCAGCTGACCAGATGGGAGACCTGCAGGAGAGTGCCGTGCCAGCGGGGACGACCTGTCGGTCACTGTGTCACTATGTCAACGCCATCAACTCTACACCCAGGAATATTGGGAAGGACGGAAAGTTCCAGCTGCTGGTGTGCCTCGGAGCAAG GGACCGTCTGCTGCCTCAgtggctccccctgctggtaGAATGCCCGGTGATTCAGCGCATGTATGAGGACACGGCCCTGCTGAGAGACCGGACCACTGTCAACGCCCTGATTGGAGTCCTCGAGACCCTCCATGACTTTCCCATCACTCTAGAGTCCTCACTGGTCAAAGGCATCGACCTGTGA
- the dennd5b gene encoding DENN domain-containing protein 5B isoform X3: MSGSSAASSAASCRFAHYFVICGIDTESGLEPDELAALYQWLEADRQGRDPDAAASGENLEQSPLKRTFKSKVLARYPENIEWNPFDQDAVNMLCMPKGLSFRTQMDQREPQFHSFIITKEDGSRTYGFVHTFYEEVTSPQICSAMQTLHQMHITEHPSANPTSSSSSSSSSMDSLSSSLDEVDSANSSPRTSVGYNSSRDTLYVSKALCLITPMPFMHSCRRFLSQLHRAVTATTAPPLPLESYVHNILYEVPLPAPGRSLKFHGVYEPIVCQRPGSGELPLADFPLAETFTLLGVENLIQVFTCTLLEMQILLYSQDYQRLMTVAEGITTLLFPFQWQHVYVPILPASLLHFLDAPVPYLMGLQSKEGTDRTTLELPQEANLCFVDVDNHYIELPEDFPHFPNKNELVQELREVLLSFGIFANNGAPPRTRSNPNSTPNSTPSTPGRERKLSTIRQLEDDGRNGNLVGEDLAVLQLLQGNATLERLQALTKRTGVTVSRVDALRAGIKSQETEGQAGRTLADDEELKNAKLNVQLREVFASRFTAMFADYEAFVIQSAPDLESWLTNREQMHNFDKASFLSDQPEPYLPFLSHFIETQMFATFIDNKIMSQWEDKEPLLRVFDARIEKTRLYNVRAPNLRSSVYQRCSNLKEAAQTVEQRLMKIDHTAILPHLLDMKIGQGKYQQGFFPKLQADVLNTGPTNKWSHRTAAAQQRRDRHRQQHEHLNLGNDLKEKYMQEARSLGKNLRQPKLSDLSPSVIAQTNWKFVEGLLKECRMKTKRMLVEKMGREAVELGHGEANITGLEENTLIASLCDLLERIWSHGLQVKRGKSALWSHLLLYQDREEKLEQQRAESPVSPVPERRKSDGTIASSSFSLPLIQDMRHILSMSEIKTEVGRARAWIRLSLEKKLLSQHLKQLLSRQALTKRLYKRYAFLRCEEEKEQFLFHLLSLNAVDYFCFTSVFTTINIPYRVVIIPIKKLSNAMTTSNPWVCVSGELGDSGIMQIPKNVLEMTFESAFRPHMHISAMFKCQNLGKLTTVQLGHDNAGLLAKWLVDCVMVRNEITGHTYRFPCGRWLGKGVDDGSLERVLIGELVVPTGEEDSAKGCRTPPPQPSPSPVRRISVTSHSGRGNKPTSGQIQEFIGESVNSIIKHFHKPEKERGSLTVLLCGENSLVSALELFFHHGFRSARLFQKTTFVWDFFEKAVAYMESADQMGDLQESAVPAGTTCRSLCHYVNAINSTPRNIGKDGKFQLLVCLGARDRLLPQWLPLLVECPVIQRMYEDTALLRDRTTVNALIGVLETLHDFPITLESSLVKGIDL; encoded by the exons CTTTGTACCAATGGCTTGAAGCCGACCGGCAGGGCAGAGACCCAGATGCTGCCGCCTCAG GTGAAAACCTGGAACAGAGTCCCCTCAAGAGGACGTTCAAGTCCAAAGTTCTTGCTCGTTACCCAGAGAACATCGAGTGGAATCCCTTCGACCAGGATGCAGTCAACATG CTCTGCATGCCCAAAGGTCTGTCATTCCGGACCCAGATGGACCAGCGGGAGCCCCAGTTCCactccttcatcatcaccaaggAGGACGGCTCCCGCACCTATGGCTTCGTCCACACCTTCTACGAGGAGGTGACCAGCCCTCAGATCTGCTCCGCCATGCAGACGCTCCACCAGATGCACATTACCGAACACCCTTCAGCcaaccccacctcctcctcctcgtcatcgTCCTCCAGCATGGACTCTCTGTCGAGCAGCCTCGACGAGGTGGACTCGGCCAACTCCTCACCTCGGACGTCGGTTGGCTACAACTCTTCCCGGGACACTCTCTACGTCTCCAAAGCTTTGTGTTTGATCACGCCAATGCCCTTCATGCACAGCTGCCGTCGCTTCCTGTCGCAACTACACCGAGCTGTCACGGCCACCACGGCTCCGCCTCTTCCTCTGGAGAGTTACGTCCACAACATTCTGTATGAAGTTCCTCTGCCCGCTCCGGGCCGCTCTCTGAAGTTCCACGGTGTTTATGAACCAATTGTATGTCAGAGACCTGGATCTGGGGAGCTGCCTCTGGCCGACTTCCCTCTCGCTGAGACTTTTACTTTACTGGGAGTGGAGAACTTGATCCAAGTGTTCACGTGCACTCTGCTGGAGATGCAGATTCTGCTCTACTCACAAG ACTACCAGCGGCTGATGACAGTAGCGGAGGGCATCACCACGCTGCTCTTCCCCTTCCAGTGGCAGCACGTCTACGTTCCCATCCTGCCGGCCTCACTCCTCCATTTCCTGGACGCTCCTGTGCCATATCTGATGGGACTCCAGTCCAAGGAGGGCACCGACCGAACCACGCTGGAGCTTCCACAGGAG GCAAACCTCTGCTTTGTTGATGTGGACAACCACTACATTGAACTTCCTGAAGACTTTCCACACTTCCCCAACAAGAACGAGCTGGTCCAAGAGCTCCGTGAGGTTCTGCTTAGCTTTGGGATTTTTGCCAACAACGGTGCGCCCCCACGGACCCGCAGCAACCCCAATAGCACCCCCAATAGCACCCCCTCCACACCAGGAAGGGAGCGCAAGCTCTCCACCATCCGCCAGCTGGAGGATGATGGTCGCAATGGGAATTTGGTTGGCGAAGATCTggctgtgctgcagctgctgcagggaaACGCCACGCTGGAGAGGTTGCAGGCTCTTACCAAAAGAACCGGGGTGACCGTTTCTCGGGTAGATGCTTTGAGGGCTGGAATCAAAAGCCAGGAGACTGAGGGACAAGCGGGCCGGACATTAGCAGACGATGAAGAGCTGAAGAATGCCAAGCTGAACGTCCAACTGAGAGAAGTGTTCGCCAGCCGCTTCACTGCCATGTTCGCTGACTATGAGGCGTTTGTTATCCAGAGCGCCCCGGACCTGGAGTCCTGGCTCACCAACAGAGAGCAGATGCACAATTTCGACAAG GCTTCCTTCCTATCGGACCAGCCAGAACCATACCTGCCCTTCCTTTCGCACTTCATAGAGACGCAGATGTTCGCCACCTTCATCGACAACAAGATCATGTCTCAGTGGGAGGACAAGGAGCCTCTGCTGCGAGTCTTTGATGCCCGAATTGAGAAGACCAGACTTTACAATGTCCGAGCTCCGAACCTGAGGTCCTCAGTCTACCAGAGATGCTCCAACCTGAAGGAAGCTG CTCAAACCGTTGAACAGCGCCTGATGAAGATCGACCACACGGCCATCCTCCCTCACCTGCTGGACATGAAGATCGGCCAGGGCAAGTACCAGCAGGGATTCTTCCCAAAACTACAGGCTGACGTGCTCAACACTGGACCCACCAACAA GTGGTCCCATCGCACTGCAGCAGCCCAGCAGAGACGGGATCGACACCGACAGCAGCATGAACATCTAAACCTTGGCAACGATCTGAAAGAG AAGTACATGCAGGAAGCCAGAAGTCTGGGTAAGAACCTGCGGCAGCCCAAACTGTCTGACCTGTCCCCCTCGGTCATCGCCCAGACCAACTGGAAGTTTGTGGAGGGGCTGCTGAAGGAGTGCCGCATGAAA ACGAAGCGGATGCTGGTGGAGAAAATGGGTCGGGAAGCGGTGGAGTTGGGTCATGGAGAGGCGAACATCACTGGGCTTGAGGAGAACACATTGATCGCCAGTTTGTGTGACCTGCTGGAGAGAATCTGGAGCCATGGACTGCAGGTCAAACGG GGCAAATCAGCGCTGTggtctcacctgctgctctaccAGGACcgagaggagaagctggagcagcagcGTGCCGAGTCCCCAG TGTCACCTGTCCCGGAGAGAAGGAAGTCTGATGGCACCATTGCCTCGTCGTCTTTCAGTCTCCCACTCATCCAGGACATGAG GCACATTCTGAGCATGTCGGAGATAAAAACTGAAGTGGGACGAGCGAGAGCTTGGATCCGGTTGTCTCTTGAGAAGAAGCTACTGTCTCAACATCTCAAACAGCTTCTGTCCAGACAAGCTCTGACCAA GAGACTGTACAAGAGATATGCCTTCCTTCGCtgtgaagaggagaaggagcagtTTCTCTTCCACCTCCTCTCACTCAACGCTGTTGACTACTTCTGCTTCACCAGTGTCTTCACCACTATCA ATATTCCATACCGCGTCGTCATCATTCCCATCAAGAAGCTGAGTAACGCCATGACCACCTCCAACCCCTGGGTGTGTGTCTCCGGTGAGCTGGGCGACTCCGGCATCATGCAGATCCCCAAAAATGTCCTGGAGATGACCTTTGAG tcTGCTTTCAGGCCTCACATGCACATCTCCGCCATGTTCAAG TGTCAGAATCTGGGGAAACTGACGACAGTGCAGTTGGGCCACGACAACGCCGGGCTGCTGGCCAAGTGGCTGGTTGACTGTGTGATGGTTCGAAATGAGATCACTGGACACACATACCG GTTCCCGTGTGGCCGCTGGCTGGGGAAGGGTGTGGACGACGGCAGTCTGGAGAGGGTCCTGATCGGTGAGCTGGTGGTGCCCACCGGAGAAGAAGATTCTGCCAAAGGCTGCCGCACACCCCCACCACAACCCTCTCCGTCCCCTGTCAGGCGCATCAGTGTGACATCGCACTCTGGACGAGGAAATA AACCAACGTCAGGTCAGATCCAGGAGTTCATCGGAGAGTCTGTGAACAGCATCATCAAACATTTCCACAAGCCAGAGAAAGAG AGAGGAAGTCtgactgtgctgctgtgtgGAGAGAACAGTCTGGTCTCAGCGCTGGAGCTCTTCTTCCATCACGGCTTCAGGTCCGCCAGACTCTTCCAGAAGACCACCTTTGTGTGGGACTTCTTCG AGAAGGCTGTGGCCTACATGGAGTCAGCTGACCAGATGGGAGACCTGCAGGAGAGTGCCGTGCCAGCGGGGACGACCTGTCGGTCACTGTGTCACTATGTCAACGCCATCAACTCTACACCCAGGAATATTGGGAAGGACGGAAAGTTCCAGCTGCTGGTGTGCCTCGGAGCAAG GGACCGTCTGCTGCCTCAgtggctccccctgctggtaGAATGCCCGGTGATTCAGCGCATGTATGAGGACACGGCCCTGCTGAGAGACCGGACCACTGTCAACGCCCTGATTGGAGTCCTCGAGACCCTCCATGACTTTCCCATCACTCTAGAGTCCTCACTGGTCAAAGGCATCGACCTGTGA